In Hermetia illucens chromosome 1, iHerIll2.2.curated.20191125, whole genome shotgun sequence, one genomic interval encodes:
- the LOC119661330 gene encoding glutamine synthetase 1, mitochondrial-like, whose amino-acid sequence MALRCVGLLLRNEMGGLASITASRNISTSQVHHKVLENSPNAYLDKSILNRYKKLDIPHDKIQATYLWIDGTGEGIRLKDRVLDSVPKKPSDLPKWQYDGSSTYQATGGNSDTLLIPRAIYRDPFKPGKNDVIVMCDTYQADGKPTPTNHRCDMQEAVDKVLESHEPWFGIEQEYTLLDMDGRPLGWPSSGFPAPQGPYYCGVGADRVVGRDLVEAHGIACLYAGIDFAGTNAEVMPAQWEYQVGPSLGMKVADDLWVSRYILHRIAEDFGVVVTFDPKPVVGQWNGAGAHTNFSTKAMRAENGIEAIKAAIEKLSKQQEKHIRAYDPKEGKDNIRRLVGRLETSSISEFSWGIADRGVSVRIPRGVADAKKGYLEDRRPSSNCDPYSVCNALLRTCLVE is encoded by the coding sequence ATGGCTTTGCGATGCGTAGGACTTTTGCTCCGCAACGAAATGGGAGGATTGGCTTCCATCACAGCCAGCCGAAACATAAGCACTTCACAGGTACATCATAAAGTGCTGGAGAACTCACCGAATGCATATCTGGACAAGAGCATCCTGAATCGATACAAGAAGCTCGATATTCCTCACGACAAGATTCAAGCCACATATCTCTGGATTGATGGGACTGGCGAAGGAATTAGGTTAAAGGATCGAGTGCTAGACTCTGTGCCAAAGAAGCCATCAGACCTTCCAAAGTGGCAGTACGACGGAAGCTCGACATATCAAGCGACTGGCGGTAACTCAGATACACTTTTGATTCCTCGCGCAATTTATCGGGATCCCTTCAAGCCCGGCAAGAACGATGTGATTGTAATGTGTGATACATATCAAGCTGATGGCAAGCCTACACCAACAAACCATAGGTGTGACATGCAAGAAGCTGTGGACAAAGTTTTGGAAAGCCACGAACCCTGGTTCGGAATCGAACAGGAGTACACACTCCTTGATATGGATGGTAGACCTTTGGGCTGGCCGTCGAGCGGTTTCCCAGCACCACAAGGACCTTACTACTGTGGTGTAGGAGCAGACAGGGTTGTTGGACGTGATTTAGTGGAAGCTCATGGAATTGCTTGCCTTTACGCTGGAATCGACTTTGCTGGAACCAATGCAGAGGTAATGCCCGCTCAGTGGGAATACCAAGTCGGTCCTTCACTCGGCATGAAAGTTGCGGATGACCTCTGGGTGTCACGTTACATCTTGCATCGTATCGCTGAAGATTTCGGTGTGGTAGTTACATTCGACCCCAAACCtgtggtaggtcagtggaacGGTGCAGGTGCGCATACCAACTTCTCCACGAAAGCCATGCGTGCCGAGAATGGCATTGAAGCTATTAAGGCGGCAATTGAGAAGCTCTCGAAACAACAAGAGAAACACATTCGCGCTTATGACCCGAAGGAAGGTAAGGATAATATTCGTCGACTTGTCGGCAGACTCGAAACATCCTCTATCAGTGAATTCTCATGGGGTATTGCTGATCGTGGTGTAAGTGTGCGTATTCCACGTGGTGTTGCCGATGCTAAGAAAGGATATTTGGAAGATCGACGACCTAGCTCCAACTGTGATCCATACAGTGTATGTAATGCATTGCTCAGGACTTGCTTGGTAGAGTAA